A genomic stretch from Algoriphagus halophilus includes:
- a CDS encoding glycosyltransferase family 2 protein: MVNPNDFNNPVIIDVIIPAYNEEKSIPYVIRDIPDFVRHVVVANNNSTDGTKDAAEQEGAVVVFEPQKGYGKACLTAMAWIEKQKIQPDIVVFLDGDYSDYPGEMEGLVKPIIENEADMVIGSRAKGQKEAGSMTFPQVFGNWLATTMMRYIHKANYSDLGPFRAIAWKKLLSLNMEDQNFGWTIEMQIKAHKKGLRYTERPVNYRKRIGVSKVSGTVKGVIGAGYKIIWTIFKYW; the protein is encoded by the coding sequence TTGGTAAATCCTAACGATTTCAATAATCCAGTAATTATTGATGTGATCATTCCTGCATACAATGAGGAAAAATCGATTCCCTATGTAATCCGTGATATTCCGGATTTTGTCAGGCATGTGGTAGTCGCCAATAATAATTCCACTGATGGGACCAAAGATGCTGCTGAACAAGAAGGAGCCGTAGTGGTTTTTGAACCTCAAAAAGGATATGGGAAAGCCTGTTTGACTGCAATGGCTTGGATTGAAAAACAAAAGATCCAACCAGACATCGTGGTGTTTCTGGATGGGGACTACAGCGACTATCCCGGGGAAATGGAGGGGTTGGTAAAGCCAATCATTGAGAATGAAGCGGATATGGTGATTGGTTCCAGGGCGAAAGGTCAAAAGGAAGCAGGATCTATGACGTTTCCCCAGGTTTTTGGAAATTGGCTGGCCACTACGATGATGCGCTATATCCATAAAGCGAATTATTCCGACCTTGGTCCCTTTAGGGCAATTGCCTGGAAGAAGTTATTGAGCTTGAATATGGAAGACCAAAACTTCGGTTGGACCATAGAGATGCAAATCAAAGCGCATAAAAAAGGGCTTAGGTATACTGAAAGGCCCGTGAATTATAGAAAGAGGATAGGTGTTTCCAAAGTGAGTGGAACTGTAAAAGGCGTGATCGGTGCAGGGTACAAAATAATTTGGACGATTTTTAAATATTGGTAA
- a CDS encoding glycosyltransferase 87 family protein, with amino-acid sequence MSQIPRESFGLVFLIYSCCFAALLLIYRSSNGRINWLGVFVAGLFLRLLMFNSTPQWSEDYARFLWDGELVRIHQNPYLEMPSDWMETHAQDSTDYLESLYGLMNSPNYYSVYPPTNQLLFVVASYLSKQNVLNGINWLRILLILSEVGVFILLWKLLRGNSKLILYWFNPFVILELSGNLHFEGLVLLALLLSLWAYKKQQFLASGSFWSLAVGLKILPLMLLPSFLGTKQIRKSLGFWIGGIIVFGICFLPLVLNNSWISLLTSLELYQGKFEFNASVYYLLREVGFWIKGYNTIATLTKILSAITLVGISYISWKKKAESMGQLAEIWVLIYLIYLLLQPIIHPWYIIPAFGLSLLTNMKSMVFWTFSAVLSYHAYSQVDFIENPWVLFLEYLILGIGLTWDFKKENFNLKPIH; translated from the coding sequence TTGAGTCAAATTCCTCGTGAATCCTTTGGGTTGGTCTTCCTGATTTATTCCTGTTGCTTTGCAGCCCTACTTTTAATTTATAGAAGTTCTAATGGTAGAATCAATTGGCTGGGAGTTTTTGTTGCCGGCCTGTTTTTAAGGCTTCTGATGTTCAATTCTACACCTCAATGGTCAGAGGATTATGCCCGCTTTTTATGGGATGGAGAGCTAGTCAGAATACATCAGAACCCATATCTGGAAATGCCCTCAGATTGGATGGAAACGCATGCGCAAGATTCAACCGATTATTTGGAAAGTCTTTACGGGTTGATGAATTCTCCAAATTATTATTCTGTGTATCCTCCGACGAACCAACTGCTGTTTGTTGTAGCTTCCTATCTATCTAAGCAAAATGTTCTGAATGGAATTAATTGGTTGAGGATACTTTTGATCCTTTCTGAAGTTGGGGTGTTTATTTTATTGTGGAAATTATTGAGAGGGAATTCTAAATTGATTCTGTATTGGTTCAACCCTTTTGTAATTCTTGAGCTAAGTGGTAACCTCCATTTTGAAGGATTGGTCTTATTGGCCTTGCTTCTTTCGCTTTGGGCTTATAAAAAGCAGCAATTTTTGGCTTCTGGATCATTTTGGTCTTTAGCCGTCGGTCTGAAAATCCTGCCTTTGATGTTGCTTCCTTCCTTTCTGGGAACAAAGCAAATCAGAAAATCTTTGGGTTTTTGGATTGGAGGAATCATTGTTTTTGGGATTTGTTTTTTGCCCTTGGTACTAAATAATTCCTGGATTAGTCTTCTGACCAGCTTAGAGTTGTATCAAGGTAAATTTGAATTCAATGCCTCTGTGTATTACCTTCTTCGAGAAGTAGGTTTTTGGATAAAAGGATACAATACCATCGCAACATTGACCAAAATTCTAAGTGCAATTACCTTGGTGGGGATTAGTTATATTTCTTGGAAGAAAAAAGCGGAGTCAATGGGGCAATTGGCTGAAATCTGGGTGTTGATCTATTTAATATATTTACTCCTCCAACCTATTATTCACCCTTGGTATATCATTCCAGCTTTTGGGTTGAGCCTTTTGACCAACATGAAATCCATGGTATTCTGGACTTTTTCAGCCGTACTTTCCTATCATGCGTATAGTCAGGTTGATTTCATAGAAAATCCTTGGGTTTTATTCTTGGAGTATTTGATTCTTGGTATTGGATTGACTTGGGATTTCAAGAAGGAGAACTTTAATTTAAAACCTATCCATTGA
- a CDS encoding DUF6503 family protein — protein sequence MKSFFYPLILVSIVLISSCDTRTEAEKIVDKSIEAHGGKAYQSSIIEFDFRDIHYTIYKTPESFEYIREFSHPSGEVKDILNNEGFVRTVNGVELDTLNAEWIGKYTRSVNSVAYFAFLPYGLNDRAAIKTDLGITEIKGEEYHLIKVTFSEDGGGEDFEDEFLYWIGKDDYLMDYMAYYYLTDGGGVRMRSVMKVNEVGGIRFQDYLNLKPESEQTPVEDMQELYLNGKLEVLSEIILENIEVRKLE from the coding sequence ATGAAATCTTTCTTTTACCCGCTGATTTTAGTTTCCATTGTTCTGATATCCTCCTGTGATACGAGAACCGAGGCCGAAAAAATAGTCGATAAATCCATTGAAGCCCATGGTGGAAAGGCGTATCAGTCTTCCATTATTGAGTTTGATTTCAGAGACATTCACTATACCATATATAAGACTCCTGAATCCTTTGAATACATCAGAGAGTTTTCGCATCCTTCTGGAGAAGTCAAAGACATTTTAAATAATGAGGGATTTGTCAGGACAGTAAATGGGGTAGAATTAGATACCTTAAATGCGGAGTGGATAGGAAAATATACTCGCTCGGTCAATTCGGTCGCTTATTTTGCATTTCTACCTTATGGTTTAAACGATCGGGCAGCAATCAAAACCGATCTTGGCATTACTGAGATTAAAGGTGAAGAATACCATCTGATCAAGGTTACCTTTTCTGAAGATGGGGGTGGAGAGGATTTTGAAGATGAGTTCCTTTACTGGATAGGTAAAGATGATTATTTGATGGATTATATGGCCTATTATTACCTGACTGATGGAGGTGGAGTGAGAATGAGGTCCGTGATGAAAGTAAATGAAGTAGGAGGGATTCGATTCCAGGATTATTTAAACCTAAAGCCAGAAAGTGAACAAACTCCGGTAGAGGACATGCAGGAGTTGTACCTAAATGGTAAATTGGAAGTGCTTTCTGAAATTATTCTTGAAAATATAGAAGTGAGAAAGTTGGAATAA
- a CDS encoding bifunctional alpha/beta hydrolase/OsmC family protein codes for MNPKKLTFKNRKGLDLAAHLYEPLDQVPIYYAVFAHCFTCSQNFSAVKRISIALSQQGIAVLSFDFTGLGNSEGAFEESNFSSNITDLKDAADFLENTYQAPKMLVGHSLGGAAVLYASLDLPKVTAVVTIGAPAFPEHVTHLFTESLEQIEKLGSAEVKIGGRPFRISKEFVDDLNQKPLENLLKNLKKSLLIVHSPQDEIVGINNASELYHAARHPKSFVSLDGSDHMISKKEDSQYVGELISSWSKRYVLVEGKEGEKYLTDGNQVKVRLSGPGYTTEIKTPYHHMIADEPLEVGGNNLGPNPYDFLMASLGSCTAMTLKMYATRKKWDLKEVTVFLNHDKVHLNDSKNPNEKESKVSRFTRIIELEGDLGEDQRQRLLEISHRCPVHRTLEEDIVIQTLIKKS; via the coding sequence ATGAACCCAAAAAAACTGACATTTAAGAATAGGAAAGGCCTGGATCTGGCAGCTCATTTGTATGAACCGCTAGATCAGGTACCTATTTACTATGCAGTTTTTGCTCATTGTTTTACCTGCTCTCAAAATTTTTCTGCTGTCAAGCGAATCAGCATTGCCCTTTCTCAACAAGGAATAGCGGTTTTAAGCTTTGATTTTACGGGTTTAGGAAATAGCGAAGGAGCGTTTGAAGAGAGTAATTTCTCCTCGAATATCACCGACTTAAAAGACGCTGCTGATTTCTTAGAGAATACCTATCAAGCCCCAAAAATGTTGGTAGGCCATTCCCTGGGTGGAGCAGCGGTGCTGTATGCGAGTTTGGATCTACCAAAAGTTACTGCAGTGGTGACCATCGGTGCACCGGCTTTTCCTGAGCATGTGACCCATCTTTTTACAGAAAGTCTGGAGCAAATAGAGAAATTAGGTAGTGCGGAGGTAAAGATCGGAGGAAGACCTTTTCGAATTTCGAAAGAATTCGTAGATGATCTAAATCAGAAACCTTTAGAAAATCTCCTGAAAAATCTCAAGAAATCACTATTGATTGTCCATTCCCCACAGGATGAAATTGTAGGGATCAATAATGCTTCTGAATTATATCATGCTGCAAGGCATCCGAAGAGTTTTGTGTCGCTGGATGGTTCTGATCATATGATCAGCAAAAAAGAAGATAGCCAATATGTAGGTGAACTTATTTCAAGTTGGAGCAAACGATATGTCTTGGTTGAGGGGAAAGAAGGTGAAAAATACCTGACAGATGGGAACCAGGTCAAAGTAAGATTATCTGGTCCTGGATATACCACAGAAATCAAGACTCCTTATCATCATATGATTGCGGATGAACCGTTGGAAGTTGGTGGGAATAATCTTGGTCCTAATCCCTATGATTTTTTAATGGCCTCTTTGGGGAGTTGTACAGCCATGACACTCAAAATGTATGCTACTAGGAAGAAATGGGACTTGAAGGAAGTGACAGTTTTCTTGAATCATGACAAGGTTCATTTGAATGACAGTAAAAACCCAAATGAAAAGGAATCAAAAGTCAGTCGATTTACCAGAATTATAGAATTGGAGGGAGATTTAGGGGAAGATCAGCGACAAAGACTCTTAGAAATTTCGCATCGTTGTCCTGTACATCGTACCTTAGAAGAAGATATTGTGATCCAGACACTTATTAAAAAATCATGA
- a CDS encoding glycoside hydrolase family 113 produces the protein MKPWYSKYLLSSFAVFLAFGMLWWSMPEEEILVVSEKWKGVCWVGSRSPLDGSELRALKAIGANAISQTPFGWQSDIHSPEIRWEVDAERQWWGESGKGIQVTHDSSKVLGITNMLKPHLWVRGSWPGEIKMKNKADWEAWFTNYTAFILDYAHLAEELGIPMLCIGTELEMTSDRAEDWEQIIAAIRKVYSGKLVYAANFTEFEHITFWDKLDYIGIQAYFPLADDHNPSLEELKEGWGRQLPKVEKVVKKYQKPVLFTEIGYCNTVDAAIEPWVWPNERKEIEFSETAQALCYEAFFESAWPKSWLAGVYFWKWYPNRHDREPDFTPQGKKAELVMARYFTKDQDS, from the coding sequence ATGAAGCCTTGGTATAGCAAGTATTTGTTAAGCTCTTTTGCGGTTTTTCTAGCCTTTGGAATGCTGTGGTGGAGCATGCCGGAAGAGGAAATATTGGTGGTTTCAGAAAAGTGGAAAGGTGTATGTTGGGTAGGTAGTAGATCTCCTTTGGATGGAAGTGAGTTAAGAGCTTTGAAAGCCATAGGAGCCAATGCCATTTCTCAAACTCCATTTGGGTGGCAAAGTGATATCCATAGTCCTGAGATTCGTTGGGAGGTGGACGCAGAGCGTCAATGGTGGGGGGAATCAGGTAAGGGTATTCAAGTGACCCATGATTCCTCCAAAGTATTGGGAATCACCAATATGCTGAAACCTCATCTTTGGGTGAGGGGCAGTTGGCCGGGAGAGATTAAAATGAAAAATAAGGCCGATTGGGAAGCTTGGTTCACTAATTACACTGCATTTATTTTAGATTATGCCCACCTCGCAGAGGAGTTGGGGATACCCATGCTCTGCATTGGGACTGAGTTGGAGATGACTAGTGATAGGGCAGAAGATTGGGAGCAGATTATAGCCGCTATTAGAAAGGTTTATTCTGGAAAGCTGGTCTATGCAGCGAATTTCACTGAGTTTGAACACATTACTTTTTGGGATAAGCTAGACTATATTGGGATCCAGGCCTATTTCCCCCTTGCAGATGATCACAACCCCAGCCTTGAAGAATTAAAAGAAGGATGGGGAAGACAGCTCCCGAAAGTTGAAAAGGTGGTTAAAAAGTACCAAAAACCAGTATTGTTTACCGAAATCGGCTATTGTAATACGGTGGATGCTGCCATTGAACCTTGGGTTTGGCCCAATGAACGAAAAGAAATTGAGTTTTCGGAAACGGCGCAAGCGCTATGTTATGAAGCATTTTTTGAATCAGCATGGCCCAAAAGTTGGCTGGCAGGTGTGTATTTCTGGAAGTGGTATCCCAACAGGCATGATCGGGAACCTGATTTTACTCCCCAAGGGAAAAAGGCCGAATTGGTAATGGCCAGGTACTTTACCAAGGATCAAGATTCGTAA
- a CDS encoding ATP-binding protein, producing the protein MKKYPFKFLDSYDREDRVVFFGRDEEINTLYEMVFQSPVVLVYGASGTGKTSLINCGLAGKFQPHDWLDLMIRRGNNINSSLKTILKNAGGEADEEGAQWVDDWDSVTDKNGEELTPTSKALKAIYQKSFRPIYLIFDQFEELFILGSKSEQQEFLETIKGILHSYQPVKMIFSIREEYLGYLVEFEREIPQLLQKKLRVEPMNLDKVKQVIIGAAAFEGSNISIKTGEEDAVAEAIFQKIKGGKKSLTIQLPFLQVFLDKLYLNISGDQKREKPAEFTLAKVNEMGEIGDILSNFLEEQVASISNGLKGKYPKLNVETTWKILSPFATLEGTKEPISKKELFDRLPDFDKKLVEEVLLAFINSRMLRYNESIDSFEIAHDSLAKPIAEKRSVEEKALLEIKRLIKSQVSIKEEAREYFSEKQLVFIEPYLEKFKQTKEETDWIKKSEQYIREQKELAAKNKLLEMNKKKRERRVWIGVIAGIMLVSISFFVIREINNRRSQIADLERDLARQKDLDRTEELLRLVMKGRGRNYENVSDSALMDILYKERTYPLDSLISIEASVSPSNKGGNNRNFTMWLDVPSFRKEEIKEVHYHFCPGFIDRLRISKDPSSQFSIGYLGYGYCPVMKIEILLNAGDTITRNFSYEEYFKANPPEGS; encoded by the coding sequence ATGAAAAAATATCCTTTCAAATTTCTGGATTCCTATGATAGAGAAGATAGGGTCGTATTTTTTGGAAGGGATGAGGAGATCAATACCCTGTATGAAATGGTGTTTCAGTCTCCCGTAGTATTGGTTTATGGGGCTTCAGGAACTGGTAAAACCAGTTTGATCAACTGTGGGCTAGCTGGCAAGTTTCAACCTCATGACTGGTTGGATTTGATGATCAGACGGGGAAATAATATCAACAGCTCCTTGAAAACCATTTTGAAAAATGCGGGTGGAGAGGCAGATGAGGAAGGTGCGCAATGGGTAGATGATTGGGATTCCGTTACTGATAAGAATGGAGAGGAGTTGACGCCTACCAGCAAAGCTTTAAAAGCAATCTATCAGAAATCCTTTAGGCCCATATACCTGATATTTGACCAGTTTGAGGAACTGTTTATTCTGGGGTCTAAATCCGAACAGCAGGAATTTTTAGAAACAATCAAAGGGATTTTGCATTCCTACCAGCCTGTTAAAATGATTTTTTCGATTCGGGAAGAGTATTTGGGATACTTGGTGGAATTCGAACGTGAAATCCCACAACTTCTTCAGAAGAAGCTGCGGGTAGAACCTATGAATTTGGATAAAGTGAAGCAGGTGATTATAGGTGCGGCTGCTTTTGAAGGTTCGAATATTAGCATCAAAACTGGTGAAGAAGATGCGGTCGCTGAGGCTATTTTTCAAAAAATTAAAGGCGGCAAGAAATCCCTGACAATCCAATTGCCCTTCTTACAGGTGTTTTTAGATAAACTTTATTTGAATATATCTGGGGATCAAAAAAGAGAGAAGCCTGCTGAATTTACCTTGGCCAAGGTCAATGAAATGGGAGAGATCGGAGATATTCTAAGCAATTTCCTGGAAGAGCAGGTTGCTTCTATTTCCAATGGATTGAAGGGTAAATACCCGAAGTTAAACGTAGAGACCACCTGGAAAATTTTATCTCCTTTTGCTACCCTGGAAGGCACCAAAGAGCCTATCAGCAAGAAAGAGCTTTTTGATCGATTACCGGATTTTGATAAAAAGTTGGTGGAAGAAGTCCTTTTGGCTTTTATCAATAGTCGAATGCTCCGCTATAATGAGAGCATAGACTCCTTTGAAATCGCGCATGATTCCTTAGCCAAGCCCATCGCTGAAAAACGAAGTGTAGAGGAGAAAGCGTTGTTGGAGATCAAACGCTTGATCAAAAGTCAGGTGTCAATCAAGGAGGAGGCAAGAGAGTATTTTTCCGAAAAACAACTGGTGTTTATTGAACCCTATTTAGAGAAGTTCAAACAAACCAAGGAGGAAACAGATTGGATTAAAAAAAGTGAACAATACATCCGGGAGCAAAAAGAGCTAGCAGCAAAGAATAAGCTGTTAGAAATGAATAAAAAGAAAAGGGAAAGAAGGGTTTGGATAGGTGTGATCGCAGGCATTATGCTGGTAAGTATTTCATTTTTTGTGATAAGGGAGATAAACAATAGAAGGTCTCAAATAGCAGATTTGGAGAGAGATTTAGCCAGACAAAAAGACCTTGATCGGACGGAAGAGTTGTTGAGATTGGTAATGAAGGGGCGTGGGAGAAATTATGAAAATGTAAGCGACTCTGCATTGATGGATATCCTTTATAAAGAGCGGACCTATCCTTTGGATAGTTTGATTTCTATAGAAGCATCGGTAAGCCCTTCCAATAAAGGTGGAAATAACAGGAATTTCACCATGTGGTTAGATGTGCCTTCCTTCCGCAAAGAAGAAATCAAAGAAGTGCATTATCATTTTTGTCCTGGATTTATTGACCGTCTTCGCATTTCAAAAGATCCATCTTCCCAGTTTTCAATAGGCTATTTGGGGTATGGCTATTGTCCAGTTATGAAAATCGAGATATTACTGAATGCAGGGGATACGATTACCAGAAACTTTTCCTATGAGGAGTATTTTAAAGCTAACCCACCAGAGGGTAGCTAA
- a CDS encoding YgaP family membrane protein, with product MKKNMGTIDRAIRLVVAAVLVLLYFSGIVSGTLGIISLVVALIFAITSLVSYCPLYAIVGIKTCHHHSVK from the coding sequence ATGAAAAAGAACATGGGAACAATCGATAGAGCAATTAGATTGGTGGTAGCGGCAGTTTTAGTGCTACTATACTTTTCTGGAATAGTTTCAGGAACATTAGGTATTATTTCATTAGTAGTGGCATTGATATTCGCAATTACTAGCCTTGTTAGCTATTGCCCTTTGTATGCTATCGTTGGAATCAAAACATGCCATCACCACTCGGTAAAATAG
- a CDS encoding Gfo/Idh/MocA family protein: protein MKNNKRREFLKASGLAGLGLIGAGSAFAETNINELPGQIQKYAGRAQKFNMSGYAAPKIETVRVGIVGLGMRGPGAVNRLSKIEGVEIKALCDLMPERVEKAKEQLKDTSHNPDGYSGKVYSWKEMFDRPDLDLIYIATPWEWHTPMAIYAMEAGKHAACEVPIARTLDECWQLVETSERTKKHCMQLENCCYDFFELMTLKMAREGYFGEVLHVEGAYIHDLLALNFDKNGYQGMWRLKENYRDGNLYPTHGLGPICQILNINRGDQMDYLTSVSSNDFMMKEKAEELAAQDNFFSDFATKSYRGNMNTSVVKTKNGKTIMIQHDVTSPRPYSRLHVISGTEGYAQKYPSPKVSRGHGWLNDEEFKDLETKYTPEIVQKVGELAKQVGGHGGMDFIMDWRLIDCLRNGLPLDQDVYDAALWSSISPLSEWSVANRSNSIDVPDFTGGSWKTNKPVPITLRG, encoded by the coding sequence ATGAAGAATAACAAACGAAGAGAGTTCCTAAAAGCTTCTGGTCTTGCAGGCTTAGGATTAATCGGGGCAGGATCTGCTTTTGCAGAGACAAACATCAATGAGCTGCCGGGACAAATTCAAAAATATGCCGGAAGAGCCCAAAAATTCAATATGTCTGGATATGCTGCTCCTAAAATTGAAACTGTAAGAGTGGGGATTGTAGGTTTGGGAATGAGAGGTCCTGGTGCTGTAAATCGTTTGAGTAAAATTGAAGGCGTTGAGATCAAAGCCCTTTGTGACCTGATGCCAGAAAGAGTGGAGAAGGCCAAAGAGCAATTAAAAGATACATCCCATAACCCAGATGGTTATTCCGGGAAAGTATATTCCTGGAAAGAAATGTTTGATCGTCCGGATTTGGATTTGATCTACATAGCTACACCTTGGGAATGGCATACTCCAATGGCTATTTATGCCATGGAAGCGGGCAAACATGCGGCATGTGAAGTGCCTATTGCAAGAACTTTAGATGAATGCTGGCAATTGGTAGAGACTTCTGAGCGTACCAAAAAGCACTGTATGCAATTAGAAAACTGTTGCTATGACTTCTTTGAATTAATGACCTTGAAAATGGCAAGAGAAGGGTACTTCGGTGAGGTTTTACACGTAGAAGGTGCCTATATCCATGATTTGCTTGCGCTTAACTTCGATAAGAATGGATACCAAGGTATGTGGAGATTGAAAGAAAATTACCGTGATGGAAATTTATATCCTACCCATGGTTTAGGCCCTATTTGCCAAATCCTGAATATCAATCGAGGTGATCAGATGGATTATTTAACTTCTGTTTCATCCAATGATTTTATGATGAAAGAGAAAGCGGAAGAATTGGCTGCTCAGGATAATTTCTTCTCCGATTTTGCTACCAAAAGCTATAGAGGGAATATGAATACCTCGGTAGTGAAGACAAAAAATGGAAAGACCATCATGATTCAGCATGATGTGACCAGCCCAAGACCTTATTCAAGACTTCATGTCATATCTGGTACCGAAGGCTATGCACAGAAATATCCAAGCCCTAAAGTATCAAGAGGGCATGGTTGGTTGAATGATGAGGAGTTTAAGGATTTGGAAACAAAATATACTCCGGAAATTGTACAAAAAGTAGGAGAGTTGGCCAAGCAGGTTGGAGGTCATGGAGGAATGGATTTCATCATGGACTGGAGATTGATTGACTGCTTGAGAAATGGTTTGCCTTTGGATCAGGATGTGTATGATGCAGCGCTTTGGAGTAGCATTTCTCCATTGAGTGAATGGTCTGTTGCCAATCGTTCTAACTCCATTGATGTGCCTGACTTTACTGGAGGTAGTTGGAAAACCAACAAGCCTGTTCCTATTACATTGAGAGGATAA